From Triticum urartu cultivar G1812 chromosome 2, Tu2.1, whole genome shotgun sequence, a single genomic window includes:
- the LOC125537994 gene encoding arogenate dehydratase/prephenate dehydratase 6, chloroplastic-like, which translates to MAAASFIKAPAGQNPRLAIHAPGRGARVVRCSLGAAVGGRTEWLSNCAVLSSKVAALGPHSVNGHAAPAPAPNGSVLDLIPVSGVNGVAKNLPAPLRIADLSPAPMHGSELRVAYQGVPGAYSEKAAGKAYPGCDAIPCDQFEVAFQAVELWIADRAVLPVENSLGGSIHRNYDLLLRHRLHIVGEVQLPVHHCLLALPGVRKENITRVISHPQALAQCEHTITRMGLNVVREAFDDTAGAAEYVANNGLRDTAAIASSRAAELYGMEILADGIQDDCGNVTRFVMLAREPIVPRTDRPFKTSIVFAHDKEGTSVLFKVLSAFAFRDITLTKIESRPHRHRPIRLVDDANRGTAKHFEYMFYVDFQASLAEPRAQNALAEVQEFTSFLRVLGSYPMDMTPMTAGSSSTVTSSDS; encoded by the coding sequence ATGGCCGCCGCGAGTTTCATCAAGGCGCCCGCCGGGCAGAATCCCAGGCTCGCAATCCACGCTCCGGGGAGGGGCGCCCGCGTGGTCAGGTGCTCGCTTGGCGCGGCCGTCGGCGGCCGGACCGAGTGGCTCAGCAACTGTGCCGTCCTCTCCAGCAAGGTTGCCGCGCTCGGCCCCCACTCCGTCAACGGCCACGCCGCGCCGGCGCCGGCCCCCAACGGGTCGGTGCTTGACTTGATCCCTGTGAGCGGTGTTAACGGCGTTGCCAAGAACCTGCCGGCGCCGCTGCGGATCGCCGACCTGTCCCCGGCGCCGATGCACGGCTCGGAGCTGCGCGTGGCGTACCAGGGCGTGCCCGGCGCGTACAGCGAGAAGGCGGCCGGCAAGGCCTACCCGGGCTGCGACGCCATCCCCTGCGACCAGttcgaggtggcgttccaggccGTGGAGCTGTGGATCGCGGACCGGGCCGTGCTCCCCGTGGAGAACTCGCTCGGCGGCAGCATCCACCGCAACTACGACCTGCTGCTCCGCCACCGGCTCCACATCGTGGGCGAGGTGCAGCTCCCCGTGCACCACTGCCTCCTCGCTCTCCCGGGCGTTCGCAAGGAGAACATCACCCGCGTGATCAGCCACCCGCAGGCGCTGGCGCAGTGCGAGCACACCATCACCCGCATGGGCCTCAACGTCGTCCGCGAGGCCTTCGACGACACCGCCGGCGCCGCCGAGTACGTGGCCAACAACGGCCTCCGCGACACGGCCGCCATCGCGTCGTCCCGCGCCGCCGAGCTGTACGGCATGGAGATCCTCGCCGACGGCATCCAGGACGACTGCGGCAACGTGACCCGGTTCGTGATGCTGGCCAGGGAGCCCATCGTGCCGCGCACGGACCGGCCGTTCAAGACCAGCATCGTGTTCGCGCACGACAAGGAGGGCACCTCCGTGCTCTTCAAGGTGCTCTCCGCCTTCGCCTTCCGCGACATCACGCTGACCAAGATCGAGAGCCGGCCGCACCGCCACCGCCCCATCCGCCTGGTGGACGACGCCAACCGCGGCACGGCGAAGCATTTCGAGTACATGTTCTACGTCGACTTCCAGGCGTCCCTGGCGGAGCCGCGGGCGCAGAACGCGCTGGCCGAGGTCCAGGAGTTCACGTCGTTCCTGCGGGTGCTCGGGAGCTACCCGATGGACATGACCCCGATGACCGCCGGCTCCTCCTCCACCGTCACATCGTCCGACTCGTAG